Below is a window of Mycobacterium dioxanotrophicus DNA.
GACTTCTCCCGTGGCGCCATGTATTCCGACAACGGCCAGGGATTCATCGTGTTGCAGTCGACCACCCGGGACGGGATGAAATCGAAGATCACTCCGACGCTGACGCCGGGCTCTGTTGTCACCACGACCAAGAACACCGTTGACAAGATCGTCACCGAGTACGGCGTGGCCGAGATGCGCGGAAGGACGTTGCGGGAGCGCGCCAAGGCACTGATCGAGATCGCTCACCCGAAGTTTCGGGACGAACTGACCGAATCTGCCCGCGCGATGGCCCTGATCTGACGGAGACGCAGCTACGTGAACATTGCCACCACGCAGGACTTCATCCGTACCGGTGCCGAGTATGTCGAGAGCCTCAGAGGGCGGAACCTCACCGTCTACCTGTTCGGCGAGCAGGTAGACGAGCCGGTCGATCACCCGATCATCCGTCCGTCGATCAACGCCGTGGCTGCGACGTATGACCTCGCGCAGACGCATCCCGAGTTGGCCACAGTGATCTCACCTTTCACCGGTGAGCCGGTGAGTCGCTTCCTCGCGGTCTGCACGAGCGCACAGGACCTCGTTCTCCAAAACAAGATGCAACGCAAGCTCGGCCAGCTCACCGGGACGTGCTTTCAGCGCTGCGTCGGGATGGACGCATTCAACGCGTTGTACTCGGTCACGTTCGACGTCGATCAAGCGTTCGGCACCGCATACCACGACCGCCTACGGGATTTTCTCCACCAAATGCACCGCGGCAATCTCGTTGTGGGCGGAGCGATGACCGACACCAAAGGTGACCGGTCCCTGGCCCCGCACCAGCAGGAGGACCCGGATCTGTATGTCCGTGTGATCCGTCGCAGTGCGGAGGGCATCTGGATCAGCGGCGCCAAGGCACACCAGACCGGTTGTCTGAACTCCCACTGGATGATCGTCATGCCCACCATGCGAATGTCAGCCGAGGACCGCGATTACGCCATCGTGGGCGCGGTGCCGGTGGACGCACCCGGCATCACATATGTATACGGCCGCCAATCCTGCGACACCCGTAGCGCTGAGGACGGGACCATCGACGTTGGCAACGCCCGCTTTTCCGGACAGGAAGCGGTGGTGATCTTCGACGATGTCTTCATCCCGAACCGATATGTGTTCATGGATGGCGAGACTGATTTCGCCGGGACACTGGTCGAGCGCTTCACGACGTATCACCGACGCAGCTATGTCTGCAAGACCGGTGTGGGCGACGTGCTCATCGGCGCAGCCGCCCAAGTAGCCGAATACAACGGCACCGACCGGGCGTCACACATCAAGGACAAGCTGGTCGAGATGACCCATCTCAACGAAACCATCTACGGCACCGGCATCGCATCCAGCTTTCAGGGCCGGCCGACCAGCTCCGGGGCGTGGATCTGCGACGACATGCTGGCCAACGTGTGTAAGCACCACGTCACCAAGCTGCCGCACGAGTTGGGCAGGCTGGCACAGGATCTCGCCGGCGGGTTGGTGGGAACGATGCCATCGCAACGCGATCTCGACCACCCGCAGGTCGGCCCGCTGCTGCACAAGTACTTGAAGGGCCGAGCCGACGTGCCAACCGAGACCCGGCTTCGCATCATCCGACTCATCGAGAACATGACATTGGGACGCAACGCAGTTGGCTACCTGACCGAATCCGTCCACGGTGCCGGTTCCCCGCAGGCGCAACGCGTGCAGATCGCGCGGGGCATGCAGCTGGATTATCGGAAGCGGCTGGCCCGCCTCCTCGCCGGGATCGACGATGTCGCGGATTCCGATGCGC
It encodes the following:
- a CDS encoding 4-hydroxyphenylacetate 3-hydroxylase family protein — protein: MNIATTQDFIRTGAEYVESLRGRNLTVYLFGEQVDEPVDHPIIRPSINAVAATYDLAQTHPELATVISPFTGEPVSRFLAVCTSAQDLVLQNKMQRKLGQLTGTCFQRCVGMDAFNALYSVTFDVDQAFGTAYHDRLRDFLHQMHRGNLVVGGAMTDTKGDRSLAPHQQEDPDLYVRVIRRSAEGIWISGAKAHQTGCLNSHWMIVMPTMRMSAEDRDYAIVGAVPVDAPGITYVYGRQSCDTRSAEDGTIDVGNARFSGQEAVVIFDDVFIPNRYVFMDGETDFAGTLVERFTTYHRRSYVCKTGVGDVLIGAAAQVAEYNGTDRASHIKDKLVEMTHLNETIYGTGIASSFQGRPTSSGAWICDDMLANVCKHHVTKLPHELGRLAQDLAGGLVGTMPSQRDLDHPQVGPLLHKYLKGRADVPTETRLRIIRLIENMTLGRNAVGYLTESVHGAGSPQAQRVQIARGMQLDYRKRLARLLAGIDDVADSDALADELTGYFAEVFRTHDIVATTTSSTAGGDRL